Proteins co-encoded in one Amblyraja radiata isolate CabotCenter1 chromosome 24, sAmbRad1.1.pri, whole genome shotgun sequence genomic window:
- the LOC116986904 gene encoding uncharacterized protein LOC116986904 → MNKNQLSPVPQTAFTPKPSSSPSSGGEQVHSSVASPASGLAASPSPATGLTIVQSVSCPGTYIQIPMNAEVCCVSTFSLPAIVQKKIYGGTCNVPKSSCSSKSTTAIYICPVNPVKLPEAKCLMPLMHKPLQSDNRAQSVTDSVEKPISSSAAEVTSKETSSRRQDKMNRAEKEGTATPTPVSVRFCNNLASEVLKTYVKQQGKQNSMEDIMQTYFNNPLDVKTASSFKDNALLLFNGQLFFLAHKGIDMSIGADKGKLLAKESGTDESKVAQGGPGHFKQRIDTGHTSTSSSGLGRDTDSSGTRCELKVDRKECVVKRDAIAITRQNGLELAQQVVKRLPNSLPGSCVKRLTFSENRALLLQAGIHSEVRVCLDRISMNGKTDSSGHQLEHPIKCIPQFSKTLEPENLEECPKLSREIELAKLKECPEIIRECDPLELKECPKLSREVDIGDLEENSDTSKVPAPFPSQECPELSKESGSVVMEECAAISRVPKSAQLEGCPRISRDASPVTLEEHGYSKNNVSVALQDDGDTHIIPKSADFREHLEPTANLGSADLEDCFPESDEECHSECRRKRKEVEIEIRSSGCVIPNLDNDKSATNKRRKHNEGIASSEASESPRETCGLPNVGRPKNAEAAPIPPYSLLELNKEQSESISQDGFLPPEQENPLEVDETVRDEKINRLKEILREKQAALERMRKKVSSSSSSMFYLEPL, encoded by the exons ATGAACAAAAACCAGCTGAGTCCTGTGCCCCAGACTGCATTCACTCCTAAGCCATCCAGCAGCCCGTCCAGTGGCGGTGAGCAAGTCCACTCCTCCGTCGCCTCTCCAGCAAGCGGCTTGGCAGCCAGCCCTTCTCCTGCAACAGGTTTGACGATTGTGCAGAGTGTGTCCTGCCCTGGTACCTATATCCAGATCCCCATGAATGCTGAGGTATGTTGTGTCTCCACATTCTCCTTGCCCGCAATCGTCCAGAAGAAGATCTACGGAGGAACCTGCAATGTGCCCAAGAGCTCCTGTAGTAGCAAGTCCACCACCGCCATTTACATCTGTCCAGTCAACCCCGTTAAGCTGCCTGAGGCAAAGTGCCTCATGCCTTTGATGCACAAACCATTGCAATCGGACAATAGGGCTCAGAGTGTGACTGATTCAGTGGAGAAGCCTATTTCCTCCTCAGCAGCTGAAGTGACAAGTAAGGAAACTTCCTCAAGGAGACAAGACAAAATGAATCGGGCTGAAAAGGAAGGTACTGCCACCCCAACACCTGTTTCTGTTAGATTTTGCAACAACCTGGCCTCTGAGGTGCTGAAAACGTATGTGAAACAGCAGGGAAAACAGAACAGCATGGAGGATATAATGCAGACTTATTTCAACAATCCGTTGGATGTCAAGACCGCAAGTTCATTCAAGGACAATGCTTTGCTCCTCTTCAATGGACAACTCTTTTTCTTAGCCCACAAAGGTATTGATATGTCCATTGGGGCAGATAAAGGAAAGCTGCTCGCTAAGGAATCGGGGACAGACGAGTCAAAAGTGGCTCAAGGTGGGCCAGGGCACTTTAAACAAAGAATTGACACTGGCCATACCTCAACAAGCTCTTCGGGTTTAGGACGTGATACTGATTCGAGTGGAACAAGATGTGAACTGAAGGTGGATAGGAAAGAATGTGTTGTAAAGAGAGATGCCATTGCGATAACTCGGCAAAATGGATTGGAGCTGGCGCAACAG GTTGTGAAACGGTTGCCCAATTCCCTTCCAGGAAGCTGTGTGAAGAGGCTTACGTTTTCTGAGAACAGAGCCTTGTTGCTGCAAGCAGGCATCCATTCTGAAGTCAGAGTTTGTCTTGATAGAATCTCCATGAATGGCAAAACTGACTCTTCAGGTCATCAGTTGGAACACCCCATAAAATGCATCCCACAATTTTCTAAAACCCTTGAACCGGAGAATTTGGAAGAATGCCCAAAACTCTCCCGAGAGATTGAGTTGGCAAAACTCAAGGAATGTCCAGAGATCATCAGGGAATGTGACCCACTGGAGCTGAAGGAGTGTCCAAAGCTTTCAAGGGAAGTGGATATTGGAGATTTGGAAGAAAATTCAGATACTTCAAAAGTTCCTGCCCCATTCCCATCCCAAGAATGTCCAGAACTCTCCAAAGAATCTGGGTCAGTAGTAATGGAAGAATGTGCAGCCATTtcacgagtgcctaaatcagcacaATTGGAGGGGTGCCCAAGAATATCAAGGGATGCCAGTCCAGTAACACTAGAGGAACATGGATATTCTAAAAACAATGTTTCAGTGGCATTGCAAGATGACGGAGACACCCATATAATCCCAAAGTCAGCAGACTTCAGAGAACATTTGGAACCTACTGCGAACTTGGGCTCCGCAGATTTGGAGGACTGTTTTCCGGAATCAGATGAGGAATGCCATAGCGAATGCAGAAGGAAGCGAAAAGAG GTTGAAATTGAGATTCGTAGCTCTGGCTGTGTCATTCCAAACCTGGACAATGATAAATCTGCAACTAACAAGAGGAGAAAGCACAATGAAGGGATCGCTTCTTCTGAAGCCTCTGAGTCCCCGAGAGAAACATGTGGGCTTCCTAATGTCGGAAGGCCAAAGAATGCTGAGGCTGCTCCAATACCACCGTATAGTTTGCTTGAGTTGAACAAAGAGCAGAGTGAATCAATTTCACAAGATGGGTTCCTTCCTCCTGAACAGGAAAACCCGCTTGAAGTGGATGAAACGGTCAGAGATGAGAAAATTAATCGCCTGAAAGAAATTCTGAGGGAGAAACAGGCGGCTCTGGAGCGCATGAGGAAGAAAGTATCATCCTCCAGTTCGAGTATGTTCTATTTGGAGCCACTGTAG